A region of Nakaseomyces glabratus chromosome E, complete sequence DNA encodes the following proteins:
- the RSM22 gene encoding tRNA methyltransferase RSM22 (CAGL0E06314g~Ortholog(s) have structural constituent of ribosome activity and mitochondrial small ribosomal subunit localization), producing the protein MSLRLFNLKICTSNLQTLHKQWRRYSVISKETIKNFDIDRPRSDDHLNYNINIGSNAQEKRLLPETLEGRSHRNIIELNSEVAKCINNNILSLHIPNNIRRVAKNYFEELQTKNSIHRSTKSPMEVDAHIASIFLQNYTAIFQTLMELKKRKKSFRPKRVLDIGFGPATGILAFNDVMGPDYKCETKDSVIYGHIEMQKRAKLLLSRQYNEIPDNDEAVSECREQNVDDIPEEDSLVGAVMTKKININTNLRTNLPTASEYDLIIMTHQLLKTKEKFNTEVEENLSNVLNLLAPNGQLIIIERGNPIGYETIARARQIMLRPENYPDEKGKIPRPWEKGYIRNRFRENSNSIPHEDYASAKTDYYLYEIAPYPHHGKDILQTGKPIYYELKEGKNLKFINFQKTVRRPKFSIEHKRGQLLSAPWDRKGDRFVDLSGSGRRNGNDYEIVNFCYIIMERTSTDKSTLEKIKRARENSKNNHTAADFNLECSSVTWPRIITEPVKRKGHVTLDVVTATGLIEKWTIPKSFSKEIYHDARKAIKGDLWPHSAKTKILGMAPMKLNKLKEAEKRAILESRKEFKRKEREVALSLNEINNATNEDHLSKINDSDLEGVDRMRELANAYGYYFDRRKM; encoded by the coding sequence ATGTCTCTGCGGCTGTttaatttaaaaatatgcACGAGTAACCTTCAAACGCTACACAAGCAATGGAGAAGGTATAGTGTTATAAGCAAGGAAACAATCAAGAATTTTGATATAGATAGACCACGTAGCGATGATCATTTAAActataatatcaatattgGAAGTAATGCCCAAGAGAAAAGATTATTACCGGAAACTTTAGAAGGTAGAAGCCATCGCAACATAATAGAGCTTAACTCAGAAGTGGCGAAATGtatcaataacaatattttgagCCTACACATTCCAAATAACATTAGAAGAGTAGCTAAAAATTACTTTGAAGAGCTTCAAACAAAGAATAGCATACATAGATCAACTAAATCACCGATGGAAGTCGACGCTCACATTGCTTCAATATTCCTACAAAATTACACTGCAATTTTTCAGACACTTATGGAACTCAAAAAACGTAAGAAATCTTTTAGACCCAAAAGAGTCCTTGATATAGGTTTTGGACCAGCAACAGGTATACTGGCTTTTAACGATGTCATGGGACCAGATTACAAATGTGAAACTAAAGATTCAGTTATTTATGGACACATAGAGATGCAAAAAAGAGCGAAATTACTTCTAAGCAGACAATACAATGAAATACCAGATAATGATGAAGCTGTATCTGAATGTAGAGAGCAGAATGTTGATGATATACCTGAAGAGGATAGTTTGGTTGGCGCTGTCATGACTAAAAAGATAAACATTAATACAAATTTGCGGACTAATTTACCTACAGCTAGCGAATATGACTTAATCATAATGACACACCAgctattgaaaacaaaagagaAGTTCAATACCGAAGTTGAGGAGAATCTTTCTAACGTATTGAATTTGCTTGCACCAAATGGCCAGCTGATTATTATTGAAAGGGGTAACCCAATTGGCTATGAAACTATTGCCAGAGCAAGACAGATTATGCTTCGCCCTGAAAACTACCCAGATGAAAAGGGTAAAATCCCAAGGCCTTGGGAAAAAGGCTATATCCGGAATAGATTTAGAGAAAATAGCAATTCTATCCCCCACGAGGACTATGCATCGGCAAAAACTGATTACTACTTATACGAAATTGCACCATACCCTCATCATGGCAAAGACATTCTTCAAACAGGAAAACCAATATATTACGAATTGAAGGAGGGtaaaaatttgaagtttATCAACTTCCAGAAAACGGTACGCAGACCTAAGTTCAGTATCGAGCACAAAAGGGGCCAACTTCTATCTGCTCCATGGGACAGAAAAGGCGATAGATTTGTTGATCTCAGTGGGTCTGGCCGCAGAAATGGAAATGACTACGAGATCGTGAATTTTTGTTATATCATAATGGAAAGGACATCTACAGACAAAAGCACCCtagaaaaaattaaacGTGCCCGAGAAAATAGTAAGAACAATCATACAGCAGCTGACTTCAATTTAGAGTGTTCATCAGTAACTTGGCCTCGTATCATAACAGAACCTGTCAAACGAAAAGGCCATGTAACACTGGATGTAGTTACTGCAACAGGCTTGATTGAAAAATGGACAATACCGAAGTCTTtctcaaaagaaatttacCATGATGCTCGAAAAGCGATCAAAGGAGATTTGTGGCCTCACTCAGCTAAAACGAAAATTTTAGGCATGGCTCCAATGAAGCTAAACAAATTAAAGGAAGCTGAAAAGAGAGCAATTCTCgaatcaagaaaagaatttaaacgtaaagaaagagaagttgCGCTAAGCttgaatgaaattaataatgCTACAAATGAAGATCATCTCTCTAAAATTAACGACTCAGATTTGGAAGGGGTAGATAGGATGAGAGAACTGGCAAATGCTTATGGCTATTATTTCGATAGAAGGAAAATGTAA
- the NNR2 gene encoding NADHX dehydratase (CAGL0E06380g~Ortholog(s) have ATP-dependent NAD(P)H-hydrate dehydratase activity, role in nicotinamide nucleotide metabolic process and cytosol localization), with product MLSKLSHKELLKLAQRQCIPPLLSTFHKGQAGGRVCIIGGCEDYTGAPYFSANATALMGCDLTHVICEYNAATVIKSYTPNLMVHPYMRMSNSYLPNGDPVHSDMDKIKNLLQRMHVIVIGPGLGRDKDMLKSIKEIIRFDLEQLGGQLPIVIDADGLFLVSEDHDTRALLKRFPRGRIILTPNVVEMKRIRDSLSKQCSSEIDIVNELKCILVEKGTEDAIYSPGEGNDILKNKQEGSNKRVGGQGDTLTGTIACMLAYCRAIYDFKVYRPDHNSEYLKDWIDYAMLSCYVGCTITRESARLAFKQSGRAMQTTDVNNRVGEVYARLFD from the coding sequence atgTTATCAAAGCTCTCGCATAAAGAATTGCTGAAACTAGCACAGAGGCAATGTATACCGCCATTATTGTCTACTTTTCATAAGGGTCAAGCAGGTGGCAGGGTCTGTATTATTGGTGGATGTGAAGATTACACAGGAGCGCCTTATTTCAGTGCCAATGCCACTGCACTAATGGGTTGCGACTTGACACATGTGATATGTGAATATAATGCAGCTACCGTGATAAAATCGTATACTCCAAATCTAATGGTTCATCCTTATATGAGAATGAGCAATAGTTATTTACCTAATGGCGACCCTGTTCATTCTGACATGGACAAGATTAAGAACCTGCTACAAAGAATGCAcgttattgttattggcCCCGGTTTGGGAAGAGATAAAGATATGCTAAAATCtattaaagaaataatcAGGTTTGATTTAGAGCAGTTGGGAGGTCAATTACCCATTGTAATTGATGCAGATGGCCTATTTCTAGTGAGTGAGGATCATGATACCAGAGCTCTTCTAAAAAGGTTTCCAAGGGGAAGAATTATATTAACACCAAACGTCGTCGAAATGAAGCGTATAAGGGACTCATTAAGTAAACAGTGCTCGAGTGAGATCGATATAGTGAATGAATTGAAGTGCATTTTAGTTGAGAAGGGTACAGAAGATGCAATTTACTCACCTGGTGAAGGtaatgatattttgaagaataaaCAAGAAGGGAGTAATAAAAGAGTAGGTGGTCAAGGAGATACTTTGACTGGGACAATAGCCTGTATGCTAGCGTATTGTAGGGCAATCTATGACTTTAAGGTTTATAGGCCTGATCATAATTCCGAGTATTTAAAGGATTGGATAGATTATGCGATGTTAAGTTGTTATGTCGGGTGTACCATTACTCGTGAAAGTGCCCGATTAGCATTCAAGCAAAGCGGCAGAGCGATGCAAACCACGGATGTAAATAACCGTGTTGGTGAAGTGTATGCTAGATTATTTGATTAG
- the GPM1 gene encoding phosphoglycerate mutase GPM1 (CAGL0E06358g~Putative tetrameric phosphoglycerate mutase; expression downregulated in biofilm vs planktonic cell culture) yields the protein MPKLVLVRHGQSEWNEKNLFTGWVDVRLSAKGEQEAARAGELLKEKNVHPDILYTSKLSRAIQTANIALSKADRLWIPVKRSWRLNERHYGALQGKDKAETLETYGEEKFNTWRRSFDVPPPVIEADSPYSQKNDERYRDVDPNVLPQTESLALVIDRLLPYWEDVIAKDLLAGKTVMIAAHGNSLRGLVKHLEGISDADIAKLNIPTGIPLVFELDENLKPSKPSYYLDPEAAAAGAAAVAAQGKK from the coding sequence ATGCCAAAGTTAGTTCTAGTTAGACACGGTCAATCCGAATGGAATGAAAAGAACTTGTTTACCGGTTGGGTCGACGTTAGATTGTCCGCCAAGGGTGAACAAGAAGCCGCTAGAGCCGGTGAATTGTTGAAGGAGAAGAACGTCCACCCAGACATCTTGTACACTTCCAAGCTATCCAGAGCTATCCAAACCGCTAACATTGCTTTGTCCAAGGCTGACAGATTGTGGATCCCAGTCAAGAGATCCTGGAGATTGAACGAAAGACACTACGGTGCTTTGCAAGGTAAGGACAAGGCTGAAACCTTGGAAACTTACGGTGAAGAGAAGTTCAACACCTGGAGAAGATCCTTCGATGTCCCACCTCCAGTCATCGAAGCTGACTCCCCATACTCTCAAAAGAACGATGAAAGATACAGAGACGTCGACCCAAATGTCTTGCCACAAACTGAATCTTTGGCTTTGGTCATTGACAGATTGTTGCCATACTGGGAAGATGTTATCGCCAAGGACTTGTTGGCTGGTAAGACCGTTATGATCGCCGCTCACGGTAACTCCTTGAGAGGTTTGGTCAAGCACTTGGAAGGTATCTCCGATGCTGACATTGCCAAGTTGAACATCCCAACTGGTATTCCATTGGTCTTCGAATTGGACGAAAACTTGAAGCCATCCAAGCCATCTTACTACTTGGACCCAGaagctgctgctgctggtgCCGCTGCCGTCGCTGCTCAAGGTAAGAAATAA
- the MCR1 gene encoding cytochrome-b5 reductase (CAGL0E06424g~Ortholog(s) have cytochrome-b5 reductase activity, acting on NAD(P)H activity and role in cellular response to oxidative stress, ergosterol biosynthetic process): MAFARFARPTQRFLPFAIGAVAVTAGALYLNGWNTIKNENPKVFIGDRKWIDLELEKIIEESHDTKRFFFKLPTDDSVSGLTLASAVLTKFMTPKGNPVIRPYTPVSDLSEKGYIEFVIKHYEGGKMTDHLFQLKPKDTLAFQGPIPKWQWKPNSFDTITLLGGGTGITPLYQLVHHITQNKEDKTKINLFYGSKTPSDILLKKELDDLQKKYPEQLNIQYFVDKDDTGKFDGNKGFITKDFLAKNAPGPKEKTQVFVCGPPPFMDSLSGQKKSPMEQGDLTGALKDLGYSQDQVFKF; encoded by the coding sequence ATGGCCTTTGCTAGATTTGCACGCCCTACACAGAGATTCTTACCATTTGCAATTGGTGCTGTTGCCGTCACAGCTGGTGCTCTATATTTGAATGGTTGGAATACCATAAAGAATGAGAACCCTAAGGTCTTTATCGGTGATAGAAAATGGATTGACCTAGAATTGGAAAAGATCATTGAGGAATCTCATGACACTAAGagatttttcttcaaactACCAACCGATGATTCAGTCAGTGGTTTGACTCTTGCATCTGCTGTGCTAACAAAGTTTATGACTCCAAAAGGCAACCCTGTTATCAGACCATACACCCCAGTTAGTGACTTGTCAGAAAAGGGTTACATAGAGTTTGTAATCAAGCATTATGAAGGTGGTAAGATGACTGACCACCTGTTCCAATTAAAGCCAAAGGACACTTTGGCTTTTCAGGGCCCTATCCCTAAATGGCAATGGAAGCCAAACTCCTTTGATACTATAACTTTGCTAGGTGGTGGTACTGGTATTACTCCATTATATCAATTAGTTCACCACATTACCCAAAATAAGGAAGACAAGACTAAAATCAACCTATTTTACGGCAGTAAGACACCATCTGACATCTTgttaaagaaagaattaGATGACTTACAGAAGAAATACCCAGAACAACTCAACATTCAATACTTTGTTGACAAGGACGACACCGGAAAGTTCGATGGAAATAAGGGCTTCATCACCAAGGATTTCTTAGCTAAGAATGCCCCAGGTCCAAAGGAAAAAACGCAAGTTTTTGTTTGCGGTCCTCCACCATTCATGGATTCTTTATCTGGTCAAAAGAAGTCACCAATGGAACAAGGTGACCTAACTGGTGCTTTGAAAGATTTGGGTTATTCTCAAGATCAAGTATTCAAGTTTTAG
- a CDS encoding uncharacterized protein (CAGL0E06292g~Has domain(s) with predicted GTP binding, GTPase activity, role in protein transport, signal transduction, small GTPase mediated signal transduction and intracellular, membrane localization): MIPLLYEADWSNSPRHHDSNFRIMVLGDPKVGKTSMIMQWLTDNYRSGDEATYSDDIYRKKIPYYSFRLLNDKGLIAEKDVIDFNLDNSHRFQYTNKDLIKLEILDANIHDISEYYSNELRSLQVKQSDAIVICFDGKSQTTFEHVREYYNTIKDALGEEQIPVVICNTKIDYLMEDKVEFNELINFLAELDLDYENDYFETSSKHNINVKELLFSLLYRIETNKEMKKKEEALKSETLEISPTPSHYEPNSPFSSRSNKSDSNSLKSLDENRIGITDSRGNFYPKCDNKDEYLKMDDLIIPSEFITKTRTMKLQGGDETKKELQHGIISADHSETNDTTQDERNTKISPIFKTFPKFKSSTPPKPISSRESVNNNLEKVLKRKEKQKKDKKDTKMTPPFKSTSCIIS, encoded by the coding sequence TTACCGACAATTATAGAAGCGGTGACGAAGCTACTTATTCCGATGATATTtatagaaagaaaattccTTACTACTCCTTCAGACTTCTGAATGATAAAGGCTTAATTGCTGAAAAGGATGTGATAGACTTTAATTTGGATAATTCACATAGATTCCAATATACAAATAAGGATTTGATTAAACTTGAAATCCTTGACGCCAATATCCATGATATATCTGAATATTACTCTAATGAACTCAGGAGTCTGCAGGTAAAACAATCTGACGCTATCGTGATTTGTTTCGATGGGAAGAGTCAAACTACCTTTGAGCATGTACGAGAGTATTATAACACAATCAAAGATGCCTTAGGTGAGGAACAAATTCCGGTTGTCATATGTAATACAAAGATTGATTATTTGATGGAAGATAAGGTAGAATTCAATGAGCTCATAAACTTCCTTGCTGAATTGGATTTGGATTACGAGAATGATTACTTTGAAACTTCTTCCAAGCATAATATTAATGTAAAAGAACTTTTGTTCTCTCTGTTGTACCGcattgaaacaaataaagaaatgaagaaaaaagagGAGGCGTTAAAAAGTGAAACATTGGAAATTTCCCCTACGCCTTCGCATTACGAGCCAAATAGTCCTTTTAGTTCAAGAAGTAATAAATCTGATTCAAACTCCCTGAAAAGCCTGGATGAAAATAGAATAGGAATTACTGATTCCAGGGGAAATTTCTATCCTAAATGCGATAATAAAGATGAGTACCTAAAAATGGATGATTTAATTATTCCTTCAGAGTTTATTACAAAAACTAGAACAATGAAATTACAAGGGGGAGACgaaacaaagaaagagttGCAACACGGTATAATTAGTGCAGACCATTCAGAAACTAATGACACTACACAAGATGAGCGAAATACGAAAATCTCACCGATATTTAAAACATTCCCAAAGTTCAAGTCTTCAACACCTCCCAAGCCAATATCTTCTAGAGAATCTGTTAATAATAATCTTGAAAAGGtattgaagagaaaagaaaaacaaaaaaaggatAAGAAGGATACAAAAATGACGCCACCTTTCAAATCAACTTCATGCataatttcttga
- a CDS encoding uncharacterized protein (CAGL0E06402g~Protein of unknown function) translates to MYNEINECLTKQTSLPQFPPSIILANQLPRTSLTLYIQASSITRVRCIPTSVLQCNTFLNSPKVHFVGKGVVSIRHLMELQYFFTPYVYSLLILFI, encoded by the coding sequence ATGTACAATGAGATAAATGAGTGCCTGACAAAACAAACTTCCTTACCACAATTTCCACCTAGTATCATCTTGGCCAATCAGCTTCCTAGAACTTCGCTAACTTTGTATATACAGGCTTCAAGTATCACAAGAGTGAGGTGTATCCCCACTTCAGTACTACAGTGTAACACATTTCTCAACTCCCCTAAAGTTCACTTTGTGGGCAAAGGGGTAGTTTCAATAAGGCATCTTATGGAATTACAATACTTCTTCACTCCATATGTATACTCACTATTGATTCTCTTTATCTGA
- the DBR1 gene encoding RNA lariat debranching enzyme (CAGL0E06446g~Ortholog(s) have RNA lariat debranching enzyme activity, role in RNA catabolic process, mRNA cis splicing, via spliceosome, pseudohyphal growth, snoRNA metabolic process, transposition, RNA-mediated and nucleus localization) — protein MNERKLRIAVQGCCHGELNKVFATVADMHKRTPIDLLIILGDFQSIRDNSDFQSISIPPKYQKLGDFHAYYENDYYRAPVFTIVIGGNHESMRHLMQLPYGGYLANNIYYMGYSGVVWFKGFRIAALSGIWKEWDFEKKRPSWKFLEENNKWKDSVRQLYHIRKDDVAPLFALSDNIDICLSHDWPSGVVHYGNVKQLLKYKPFFEKDIKSGKLGNPIAWKLLTNLKPRWWFSAHLHVKYEAEITHNKRRLADSKGAKKLKSNSDEIELNLDDESSLDLSCHDDSLDSAEHTRFLSLDKCMPRRKWLEIVEIEKRYDSIPQGLDCDKMYWDPSYIIALQNLEKQSRLVADTPFNEIIWSRFSSGHIDDINWHKYEIPKYESGLQRDEASQTNYFLSKHMLSKGSR, from the coding sequence ATgaatgaaagaaaactaCGGATTGCTGTTCAAGGTTGTTGTCATGGTGAATTAAACAAGGTGTTTGCAACTGTAGCAGACATGCATAAAAGAACACCCATAGActtattaataatattaggTGATTTTCAAAGTATACGTGATAATTCAGACTTCCAATCTATCAGTATACCtccaaaatatcaaaagcTTGGTGATTTCCATGCTtattatgaaaatgattATTACAGGGCTCCTGTATTTACCATAGTGATAGGGGGGAATCATGAGAGTATGCGTCATCTAATGCAGTTACCTTATGGAGGCTATCTCGCAAATAACATCTATTATATGGGGTACTCGGGTGTAGTGTGGTTCAAGGGTTTTAGAATTGCCGCGTTAAGTGGTATTTGGAAGGAATGGGACtttgagaagaagagaCCTTCATGGAAATTCCTcgaagaaaataataaatggaAGGATAGTGTACGGCAACTTTATCACATTAGAAAAGATGATGTTGCACCTTTGTTTGCCTTATCTGATAATATTGACATATGTTTAAGTCACGACTGGCCCTCTGGTGTTGTACATTATGGGAATGTTAAGCAACTATTAAAGTATAAGccattttttgaaaaagatattAAATCTGGTAAACTGGGTAACCCTATTGCTTGGAAATTGCTTACCAATTTAAAACCTCGTTGGTGGTTCAGCGCTCACCTGCATGTTAAATACGAAGCGGAGATAACACATAATAAAAGGAGACTTGCTGATAGTAAAGGTGCTAAAAAACTAAAGTCAAACTCCGATGAGATTGAATTGAATTTGGATGATGAGTCATCTCTTGATTTAAGTTGTCATGATGACAGCTTGGACTCGGCTGAGCATACCCGCTTTTTATCACTGGATAAATGCATGCCTAGAAGAAAGTGGTTAGAAATTgtagaaattgaaaaaagatATGATAGTATACCACAAGGTTTGGATTGTGATAAAATGTATTGGGATCCTTCTTATATAATAGCTCTACAGAATTTAGAAAAGCAGTCTAGATTGGTTGCGGATACGCCATTCAACGAAATCATTTGGAGTAGATTCTCTTCTGGACACATAGACGACATTAACTGGCACAAATATGAGATACCCAAATATGAATCCGGATTACAAAGAGATGAAGCATCTCAAACAAATTACTTTTTAAGTAAACATATGCTATCAAAAGGCAGTCGATAA
- the SRP102 gene encoding Signal recognition particle receptor subunit beta (CAGL0E06336g~Ortholog(s) have GTP binding, signal recognition particle binding activity and role in protein targeting to ER), which yields MVASSLMIALVLVILTTLLIAFQVKKTLVSGHKSSQSSSYVKKVPTIIIAGPSYSGKTSLFHKLTSDETNAKLLTVMSQEPSFALKYKGTMTTLADYPGHVKLAYKLKNGIIDLKGNLKGILFVLDSTIDPKNITETAEYLTEILLILEKIREPIDILIACNKNESFTARQPLKIKEALENEITRIFERKKKSLGNIERDIGDVDEINENLDLSFDISKGFKFDYLEGNVEVLAGSVHKNKITTWQEWVGSHLV from the coding sequence ATGGTTGCGTCAAGTTTAATGATTGCATTAGTCCTTGTGATACTAACTACATTACTGATAGCCTTCCAAGTCAAAAAGACATTGGTAAGTGGTCACAAGAGTAGTCAAAGTAGCAGTTACGTGAAAAAGGTTCCTACCATAATAATTGCTGGACCTAGTTATTCCGGTAAGACAAGCTTGTTCCATAAATTAACTAGTGATGAAACAAACGCTAAGTTATTAACGGTCATGTCTCAAGAGCCGTCATTTgcattaaaatataaaggaACTATGACAACTCTGGCTGATTATCCTGGTCATGTTAAGTTGGCATATAAGTTGAAAAATGGTATAATAGACTTGAAAGGTAATTTGAAAGGTATTTTGTTTGTTCTAGACAGTACAATCGATCCTAAGAATATAACTGAAACAGCAGAGTACCTTACCGAAATTTTGCTAATATTGGAAAAAATTCGGGAGccaattgatatattaataGCCTGTAACAAGAATGAATCATTCACAGCAAGACAGCCattgaaaatcaaagaagCCTTAGAAAATGAGATTACTAGGATATttgaaaggaaaaaaaaatctctCGGTAATATAGAACGTGATATTGGTGACGTTGATGAAATAAACGAAAACTTGGATCTATCCTTCGATATTTCAAAGGGGTTTAAGTTTGACTACCTCGAGGGAAATGTTGAAGTATTGGCGGGAAGCGTAcataagaataaaattacAACATGGCAGGAGTGGGTTGGAAGTCATCTGGTTTGA